The proteins below come from a single Elgaria multicarinata webbii isolate HBS135686 ecotype San Diego chromosome 11, rElgMul1.1.pri, whole genome shotgun sequence genomic window:
- the MRPL10 gene encoding large ribosomal subunit protein uL10m: MAALSGWCERASKTGWLPTLQFIRHGSRAVTRHWRAMNFMRQKLMAVTEYIPPKPAIPEECIKPRVTAVQEENGYTRLLLREVKQAFLESKMIAVCQYNYVHGNEIILMRHRLRKYNIHVKFFPNEIMRPFLLESKYKNLLPLFVGRNLLMVSPETRAQEMLRVLKKIPQINLLGACVDDVILSKQGFTNFASLPPMVAAQREVVGALSLMTSHTSTLLQRGPIHLTSLLDQYVKQQSCETVEAKAEGSPDKSEGL, from the exons ATGGCGGCTCTCAGCGGCTGGTGCGAAAGGGCTAGCAAAACTG GCTGGCTGCCCACCCTTCAGTTCATCCGCCATGGCTCCAGAGCTGTCACCCGCCACTGGAGAGCTATGAACTTTATGCGGCAGAAGTTGATGGCAGTGACAGAATACATCCCACCAAAACCTGCAATCCCGGAGGAGTGTATCAAACCCCGTGTCACAGCTGTTCAGGAG GAAAATGGCTATACAAGGCTATTGCTTCGGGAAGTGAAGCAAGCATTCCTCGAGAGTAAAATGATCGCTGTGTGCCAGTACAACTATGTTCATGGAAATGAGATAATACTCATGAGGCATCGGCTGCGAAAGTACAACATCCATGTCAAATTCTTCCCCAACGAG ATCATGAGGCCTTTCCTTTTGGAATCCAAATACAAGAATCTCCTCCCTCTTTTTGTGGGACGCAACCTTCTCATGGTGAGTCCGGAGACGAGGGCACAGGAAATGTTGCGAGTCCTGAAGAAAATTCCACAGATTAACCTCCTAG GAGCATGCGTTGACGATGTCATCCTAAGCAAACAAGGTTTCACAAACTTTGCCAGCCTGCCACCCATGGTGGCTGCTCAAAGAGAAGTGGTGGGTGCTCTTTCTCTCATGACATCCCATACCAGCACACTTCTGCAGCGTGGACCTATTCACTTGACTTCCTTGTTGGACCAGTATGTTAAGCAGCAGAGCTGTGAAACAGTTGAAGCAAAGGCGGAGGGGAGTCCTGACAAGTCGGAAGGCCTATGA